In one Mycobacterium heckeshornense genomic region, the following are encoded:
- a CDS encoding DUF937 domain-containing protein, producing the protein MAGLDDLFAAIPTREIANKLGADEADVKSAIQTLVPVLVGGLHENAQNPERAAEIESAVSQHAARGLLDTGVSVDQVDESDGQKAIAKIFGGNDTGQVAAALSRAGAGNNELFQKLLPILAPIVLAYIGKQLGDKKGSEPARQQSPEGVLGDVLGSILGGASGGGNKSLGSILGNALGSKAGDILGGLLGGKNKK; encoded by the coding sequence ATGGCCGGCCTTGATGATCTCTTTGCTGCGATCCCCACGCGTGAAATCGCAAACAAGTTAGGCGCCGACGAAGCGGACGTCAAGAGCGCCATCCAAACACTGGTGCCGGTGCTCGTTGGTGGACTGCACGAGAACGCGCAAAACCCCGAACGTGCCGCAGAGATTGAGTCCGCCGTCAGCCAGCATGCGGCTCGGGGGCTGCTGGACACGGGTGTCAGCGTCGACCAAGTCGACGAATCCGACGGGCAGAAGGCGATCGCCAAGATCTTCGGCGGCAACGACACCGGTCAGGTCGCCGCGGCACTTTCACGTGCTGGCGCTGGCAATAATGAGTTGTTCCAAAAGCTTTTGCCGATCTTGGCGCCGATCGTACTGGCCTACATCGGCAAGCAACTAGGCGACAAGAAGGGGTCAGAGCCCGCGCGACAGCAGTCGCCTGAAGGCGTACTGGGCGACGTACTCGGCAGCATCCTCGGAGGAGCATCCGGCGGCGGCAACAAGTCGTTGGGCAGCATTTTGGGCAATGCGTTGGGAAGCAAAGCGGGCGATATTTTGGGCGGACTCTTGGGGGGCAAGAACAAAAAATAG
- a CDS encoding transglycosylase family protein, translating into MKTVHKTLVIAGIAGALVASPTAPFVASAYAEGEAWDVNAALGTDPDAAAPEEPAAAPEPAGAPAPEAAEPAPEAPAPAAEEPAAAPEAEAAAATPPAAPAPEAPAPAPKRAYSVNWDAIAACESGGNWSINTGNGFAGGLQFTQSTWRANGGSGSPANASREEQIRVAENVLRTQGIGAWPVCGRRG; encoded by the coding sequence TTGAAGACCGTCCACAAGACGCTCGTCATCGCCGGCATCGCAGGCGCGCTTGTCGCGTCGCCGACTGCGCCCTTCGTCGCCAGCGCCTACGCGGAGGGCGAGGCCTGGGACGTGAACGCGGCCCTTGGCACCGATCCTGACGCTGCCGCTCCGGAGGAGCCTGCCGCCGCTCCCGAGCCAGCGGGGGCGCCCGCGCCCGAGGCGGCTGAGCCTGCTCCTGAGGCGCCCGCCCCGGCTGCAGAGGAGCCCGCTGCCGCGCCGGAGGCCGAGGCGGCCGCCGCGACGCCTCCCGCGGCGCCGGCTCCTGAGGCGCCGGCGCCCGCCCCCAAGCGTGCCTACAGCGTCAACTGGGACGCGATCGCGGCTTGCGAGTCCGGTGGCAACTGGTCGATCAACACCGGTAACGGTTTCGCCGGCGGCCTGCAGTTCACCCAGAGCACCTGGCGGGCCAACGGCGGCTCGGGCTCCCCGGCCAACGCCAGCCGCGAGGAGCAGATCCGGGTGGCCGAGAACGTCCTGCGCACCCAGGGCATCGGTGCCTGGCCGGTCTGCGGCCGGCGCGGCTGA
- a CDS encoding S9 family peptidase, protein MTATAFDNLDDYLALPRVSGLAVSADGSRAVTTVAELNDKRSEYVSAIWELDPAGRAPARRLTRSAHGESSPAFTADGDLLFVSSRARPEKADDEKPPASLWRLPANGGEAAEVLVMPGGVSVVQSARTVEVTVVGAPLLPAAQTVEDDRRLRDRRQDSGVTAILHTKYPVRYWDKDLGPDEPHLFDASGPRDLTPQPGAALHEAGFDISPDGQFLVTTWRVAGPGPVQRSVLLRVDFESGRRTVIADDPDADLERPAISPDCQAVAFTRETIANPDCAPRRTLHYLRFGEEPAVVAPDWDRWPTSVAWSSDGTSLIVTADQAGRAPVFTIDVSTSTVTQLTTDDFAYTDVRPAPAGVLYALRSSITSPPHPVRIDPDGSITVLPCIELPRLPGTLEEITASAPDRTRVRSWLVLPENPGPAPLLVWIHGGPVASWNGWSWRWNPWLMAAKGYAVLLPDPALSTGYGQGFIQRGWGAWGAAPFDDLMAATDAACAHPRVNAARIAAMGGSFGGYMANWVAGHTDRFAAIVTHASLWALDQFGPTTDRAYYWRREMTPEMAAIHSPHRFVDQITTPMLVIHGDKDYRVPIGEALRLWYDLLAESGLSAGADGSSPHRFLYFPSEHHWVLAPQHTKIWYQVVIAFLAEHVLGETAELPELLGVGSAP, encoded by the coding sequence ATGACCGCAACCGCATTTGACAACCTCGATGACTACCTGGCGCTGCCACGGGTCTCCGGCCTGGCGGTCTCAGCCGACGGCTCGCGGGCCGTCACAACGGTGGCTGAGCTCAACGACAAACGCAGCGAATATGTCAGCGCCATCTGGGAACTCGACCCGGCGGGGCGGGCACCCGCGCGCAGGTTGACCCGCTCGGCCCACGGTGAGTCGTCGCCGGCGTTCACCGCCGACGGCGATCTGTTGTTTGTCTCGTCGCGAGCCCGACCCGAGAAGGCCGACGACGAGAAACCGCCGGCGTCGCTGTGGCGGCTGCCGGCCAACGGCGGTGAGGCCGCCGAAGTGCTGGTCATGCCCGGCGGTGTGTCGGTGGTGCAAAGCGCTCGCACGGTCGAAGTAACAGTGGTCGGCGCGCCGCTGCTGCCAGCGGCGCAAACTGTCGAGGACGATCGGCGGTTGCGTGATCGACGCCAAGACAGCGGGGTAACCGCGATCCTGCACACGAAATATCCAGTCCGTTACTGGGACAAGGACCTTGGGCCGGACGAACCCCACTTGTTCGATGCGAGCGGCCCGCGTGATTTGACCCCACAGCCAGGTGCAGCGTTGCACGAGGCTGGGTTCGACATCAGCCCAGACGGCCAATTCCTGGTGACGACTTGGCGTGTCGCCGGACCCGGGCCGGTGCAGCGCTCGGTGTTGTTGCGGGTCGACTTCGAATCCGGACGGCGCACCGTCATCGCAGACGACCCGGATGCGGATCTGGAGCGCCCGGCTATCTCCCCGGACTGCCAGGCCGTGGCGTTCACCCGGGAAACAATCGCCAACCCCGATTGCGCGCCTCGAAGGACGTTGCATTACTTGCGGTTTGGCGAGGAACCGGCGGTCGTCGCGCCAGACTGGGATCGCTGGCCGACGTCGGTGGCGTGGTCGAGCGATGGCACCTCGTTGATCGTCACCGCCGATCAGGCCGGCCGTGCGCCGGTGTTCACGATCGACGTATCTACATCGACCGTCACCCAGCTCACGACCGACGACTTCGCCTACACCGACGTCAGACCTGCCCCGGCCGGAGTGCTGTACGCACTGCGCAGCTCTATCACGTCGCCCCCACACCCGGTTCGGATCGACCCAGACGGAAGCATCACAGTATTGCCTTGCATTGAATTACCCAGGCTGCCAGGCACTTTGGAAGAGATCACAGCCAGCGCGCCGGACCGAACAAGGGTGCGCTCGTGGCTGGTGCTCCCCGAAAACCCCGGCCCGGCACCGCTGCTGGTCTGGATTCACGGTGGTCCGGTGGCCAGCTGGAATGGCTGGTCGTGGCGGTGGAACCCCTGGTTGATGGCTGCCAAAGGCTACGCGGTGCTGTTGCCCGACCCCGCGTTGTCGACCGGCTACGGCCAGGGATTCATCCAGCGTGGCTGGGGAGCATGGGGCGCGGCGCCATTCGACGACCTGATGGCTGCCACCGACGCTGCCTGCGCACACCCGCGCGTCAACGCCGCACGAATCGCCGCAATGGGAGGATCATTCGGCGGATACATGGCTAACTGGGTGGCCGGTCACACCGATCGGTTCGCCGCGATCGTCACACATGCCAGCTTGTGGGCCCTGGACCAATTCGGTCCGACGACCGACCGCGCCTATTACTGGCGTCGCGAGATGACGCCGGAGATGGCAGCGATCCACTCCCCGCACCGGTTTGTCGATCAGATCACCACCCCGATGCTGGTCATCCACGGCGACAAGGACTATCGCGTTCCGATCGGCGAAGCCCTCCGACTGTGGTATGACCTGTTGGCCGAATCAGGCTTATCCGCGGGCGCCGACGGAAGCAGTCCGCACCGGTTTTTGTACTTCCCGTCCGAACACCACTGGGTGCTGGCGCCGCAGCACACCAAAATCTGGTACCAGGTCGTGATTGCGTTCCTCGCCGAACACGTGCTCGGGGAGACCGCCGAATTGCCCGAACTGCTCGGAGTAGGGTCAGCGCCGTGA
- a CDS encoding 2-oxoacid:acceptor oxidoreductase subunit alpha — protein MGPNGDGAGSESHSAGTATRQQLEKVVIRFAGDSGDGMQLTGDRFTSEAALFGNDLATQPNFPAEIRAPAGTLPGVSSFQIQIADYDILTAGDRPDVLVAMNPAALKANIDDLPRGGMVIANSDEFTKRNLAKVGYETNPLDNGELSDYVVHAVPMTTLTLGAVEAIGASKKDGQRAKNMFALGLLSWMYGRPIETSERFIREKFARKPDIAEANVLALKAGWNYGETTEAFGTTYDVSPAKLPPGEYRQISGNTALAYGIVTAGQLAGIPVVLGSYPITPASDILHELSKHKNFNVITFQAEDEIAGICAALGAAYGGALGVTSTSGPGLSLKAEAIGLGVMTELPLLVIDVQRAGPSTGMPTKTEQADLLQAMYGRNGESPVAVLAPRSPSDCFDTALEAVRIAVSYHTPVILLSDGAIANGSEPWLIPDISTLAPIEHTYAKAGEPFQPYARDPQTLARQFAIPGTPGLEHRIGGLECANGSGDISYEPANHDLMVRLRQAKIAGIRVPDLQVDDPSGDAELLLIGWGSTYGPIGEACRRARRKGIKVAHAHLRHLNPFPANLGDVLRRYPQVVAPEMNLGQLAMLLRARYLVDIQSVTKVQGVSFLADEIGRVIRAALGGTLAEIEQDKTTVARLAVATVGAGS, from the coding sequence GTGGGTCCGAACGGCGACGGAGCCGGTTCAGAATCTCATAGCGCTGGTACGGCGACGCGGCAGCAGCTGGAAAAAGTCGTCATCCGCTTCGCCGGGGACTCCGGTGACGGGATGCAGCTCACCGGGGACCGATTCACTTCCGAGGCGGCGCTTTTCGGCAACGACTTGGCCACCCAACCGAACTTTCCAGCTGAGATCCGCGCGCCCGCCGGCACACTGCCCGGTGTCTCGTCCTTCCAGATCCAAATCGCGGACTATGACATCCTGACCGCCGGCGACCGGCCCGACGTGCTGGTGGCCATGAACCCCGCAGCGCTGAAAGCCAACATCGACGACCTCCCACGCGGCGGAATGGTGATCGCGAACTCCGACGAATTCACCAAACGCAACTTGGCCAAGGTGGGCTACGAAACCAACCCACTGGACAACGGCGAGCTGTCCGACTACGTCGTGCACGCCGTCCCGATGACCACGCTTACCCTAGGGGCCGTCGAGGCGATCGGCGCGTCGAAGAAGGACGGCCAGCGCGCCAAAAACATGTTCGCGCTGGGCCTGCTGTCGTGGATGTACGGCCGGCCGATCGAGACCAGCGAACGATTCATCAGAGAGAAATTCGCCCGCAAGCCCGACATCGCCGAAGCCAACGTGCTGGCGCTCAAGGCGGGCTGGAACTACGGCGAAACCACCGAGGCATTCGGCACGACCTACGACGTCTCGCCGGCGAAGCTGCCGCCGGGGGAATACCGGCAGATCTCGGGCAACACCGCGCTTGCCTACGGCATCGTCACCGCCGGTCAGCTGGCGGGCATCCCGGTGGTGCTCGGCAGCTACCCGATCACCCCGGCGTCCGACATCCTGCATGAGCTGTCCAAGCACAAGAACTTCAACGTCATCACCTTCCAGGCGGAGGACGAGATCGCCGGAATCTGCGCCGCGTTAGGTGCGGCCTACGGCGGCGCACTGGGCGTCACCAGCACGTCGGGACCGGGTCTTTCGCTCAAAGCCGAAGCGATCGGCCTCGGTGTGATGACCGAGCTGCCGCTGCTCGTCATCGACGTGCAGCGCGCCGGCCCGTCGACCGGGATGCCGACCAAGACCGAGCAGGCCGACCTGCTGCAGGCGATGTACGGGCGCAACGGCGAATCCCCCGTCGCAGTGCTGGCACCACGGTCGCCGTCGGACTGCTTTGACACCGCCCTAGAGGCGGTGCGGATCGCAGTGTCCTACCACACCCCGGTGATCCTGTTGTCCGACGGTGCCATTGCCAACGGCTCCGAACCGTGGCTCATCCCGGACATCAGCACGCTGGCACCCATCGAACACACCTATGCCAAGGCCGGTGAACCATTCCAGCCGTATGCCCGCGACCCGCAGACCTTGGCCCGCCAGTTCGCGATTCCGGGCACTCCCGGACTAGAACACCGCATCGGCGGGCTGGAGTGCGCAAACGGCTCCGGCGATATCTCCTACGAGCCGGCCAACCATGACTTGATGGTGCGGTTGCGGCAGGCCAAGATCGCCGGTATCCGGGTGCCCGACCTGCAGGTCGACGACCCCAGCGGTGACGCAGAACTGCTGCTGATCGGGTGGGGAAGCACCTACGGCCCAATCGGCGAAGCGTGTCGACGGGCGCGCCGCAAGGGCATCAAGGTCGCCCACGCCCACCTGCGTCACCTCAACCCATTCCCGGCCAACCTCGGTGACGTTTTGCGCCGTTATCCGCAGGTCGTCGCCCCCGAGATGAACCTCGGCCAGCTCGCGATGCTCCTGCGTGCGAGGTATCTGGTCGACATCCAGTCCGTGACCAAGGTTCAGGGCGTCTCGTTTTTGGCCGACGAGATCGGGCGCGTAATCCGCGCCGCGCTGGGCGGGACTCTGGCCGAAATCGAGCAGGACAAAACCACAGTGGCCAGATTGGCGGTGGCTACGGTTGGGGCAGGGAGTTAA
- a CDS encoding 2-oxoacid:ferredoxin oxidoreductase subunit beta: MTDLIGELTGADLPVTPVLTKNSGVPTTDQPQKAKDFTSDQEVRWCPGCGDYVILNTIRNFLPELGLRRENIVFVSGIGCSSRFPYYLETYGLHSIHGRAPAIATGLALARPDLSVWVVTGDGDGLSIGGNHLIHALRRNVNLTILLFNNRIYGLTKGQYSPTSEVGKVTKSTPMGSLDQPFNPVSLALGAEATFVARALDSDRNGLSEVLRAAAQHRGAALVEILQDCPIFNDGSFDALRKEGAEERVINVRHGEPITFGANGEYCVVRSDFGLDVAKTADVSAESIVVHDAHAEDPGYAFALSRLSDQNLEHAVMGIFRQITRPAYDDAARTQVSTAKKSAPSDRAALQSLLRGRDTWTVA; the protein is encoded by the coding sequence ATGACTGACCTGATTGGCGAGCTGACGGGCGCGGATCTTCCGGTGACGCCGGTGTTGACCAAGAACTCCGGCGTACCCACCACCGACCAGCCGCAGAAGGCCAAAGACTTCACCAGTGACCAGGAAGTCCGCTGGTGTCCGGGCTGCGGCGACTACGTCATCCTCAACACCATCCGTAACTTTTTGCCCGAACTCGGGCTGCGCCGCGAGAACATTGTCTTTGTCAGCGGCATCGGGTGCTCCAGCCGATTCCCCTACTACCTGGAGACCTACGGTCTGCATTCGATCCACGGCCGTGCGCCGGCCATCGCGACCGGTTTGGCGCTGGCCCGACCCGATCTGTCGGTATGGGTCGTCACTGGTGACGGCGACGGGCTCTCGATCGGCGGCAATCACCTGATCCACGCGCTGCGCCGCAACGTCAATCTGACGATCCTGCTGTTCAACAACCGCATCTACGGCCTGACCAAAGGCCAGTATTCGCCCACATCCGAAGTCGGCAAGGTCACCAAGTCGACCCCGATGGGCTCGCTGGACCAGCCGTTCAACCCGGTATCGCTGGCGTTGGGTGCCGAGGCGACTTTCGTTGCGCGCGCGCTGGATTCGGACCGCAACGGTCTGTCGGAAGTGCTACGCGCCGCCGCCCAGCACCGCGGCGCCGCGCTGGTCGAGATCCTGCAGGACTGCCCGATCTTCAACGACGGCTCGTTCGACGCGCTGCGCAAGGAGGGCGCCGAAGAGCGGGTGATCAATGTCCGGCACGGCGAGCCGATCACATTCGGCGCCAACGGTGAATACTGCGTGGTGCGTTCCGATTTTGGACTCGACGTAGCCAAGACCGCCGACGTTTCCGCCGAGAGCATCGTCGTGCACGACGCGCACGCCGAGGATCCCGGGTATGCGTTCGCCCTTTCGCGGCTGTCCGACCAGAACCTCGAACACGCCGTCATGGGGATCTTCCGCCAGATCACTCGGCCGGCCTACGACGACGCGGCCCGCACCCAGGTCAGCACCGCGAAGAAGTCGGCCCCAAGTGACCGCGCTGCGCTGCAATCGCTGCTGCGCGGACGTGACACCTGGACCGTCGCCTGA
- the mobA gene encoding molybdenum cofactor guanylyltransferase gives MPQSSTQPIALAGVVLAGGASRRMGRDKATLPVPVPVAGEAASPNERRGATTMVEHVVGIVGQRCKPVFVVAAPGQRLPALQAQVVRDEVRGLGPLLATGRGLRAAAEAGTTRAFVCAVDMPLLTVELIDELANRAAQVDADVVLPWDGRDHYLAAIYRTDLAKRIDELVAAGERAMRVLVDSVDAQRVVVSDSRPLANVNSADDLHTLLQLTR, from the coding sequence GTGCCGCAGTCCTCGACCCAGCCGATCGCCTTGGCGGGGGTGGTGTTGGCTGGAGGTGCCTCGCGCCGAATGGGCCGAGACAAAGCCACTTTGCCGGTGCCCGTGCCGGTTGCCGGAGAAGCTGCGTCACCGAACGAGCGTCGCGGTGCGACCACGATGGTCGAGCATGTCGTCGGCATTGTCGGCCAGCGGTGCAAGCCGGTTTTCGTCGTCGCCGCACCTGGTCAGCGGCTACCCGCGCTGCAGGCTCAGGTCGTGCGCGACGAGGTGCGCGGACTTGGACCGCTGCTGGCGACCGGCCGTGGACTGCGGGCCGCCGCGGAGGCGGGCACTACCCGGGCCTTCGTCTGCGCGGTCGACATGCCGCTTCTGACGGTCGAGTTGATTGACGAGCTGGCCAACCGGGCCGCCCAGGTCGATGCGGACGTGGTTTTGCCGTGGGACGGCCGTGACCACTACCTGGCCGCAATTTATCGGACCGACCTGGCCAAACGAATCGACGAGCTGGTCGCCGCCGGCGAGCGTGCGATGCGAGTCCTGGTCGACAGCGTCGACGCCCAACGGGTCGTGGTATCAGACTCGCGTCCACTGGCCAACGTCAATTCGGCCGACGATCTGCACACCCTTCTGCAGCTCACGCGCTGA
- a CDS encoding LysM peptidoglycan-binding domain-containing protein, with translation MGDTLTAGQKLVRGESLTSSNGAYTLTLQDDGNLVLAVRGKAIWATGTNGQDVVRAEVQPDGNFVLYTADKPVWATNTKGKKNPRLVLQDDRNLVLYADGGAAWSTKTETDAPPPPAPEEPAAAAAPAVEEPAPEPEAAPAEPAPAPEPAARTYTVESGDTLWAIAERFYGDGSKYQVIADASGISNPDLIHPGQVLTIP, from the coding sequence ATGGGAGACACGCTGACTGCGGGCCAGAAACTGGTAAGAGGAGAGTCGCTCACCTCGAGCAACGGGGCCTACACCTTGACACTGCAAGATGACGGCAACCTGGTCCTGGCGGTGCGCGGCAAGGCGATTTGGGCGACCGGCACCAACGGCCAAGATGTCGTGCGCGCCGAGGTACAACCGGACGGCAACTTCGTGCTCTACACCGCGGACAAACCCGTGTGGGCCACCAACACCAAGGGCAAGAAGAATCCCAGGCTCGTCCTGCAGGACGACCGCAACCTGGTGCTCTACGCCGACGGCGGGGCAGCATGGTCGACTAAAACGGAAACCGATGCACCGCCACCACCGGCCCCCGAAGAGCCTGCCGCTGCGGCGGCACCCGCCGTTGAAGAACCCGCCCCCGAACCTGAGGCAGCGCCGGCAGAGCCGGCGCCGGCGCCGGAACCCGCCGCCCGGACGTACACCGTCGAATCCGGCGACACGCTGTGGGCGATCGCCGAACGGTTCTACGGCGACGGCAGCAAATACCAGGTCATCGCCGACGCCAGCGGCATCTCGAACCCTGACCTGATTCACCCCGGGCAGGTGCTGACGATCCCCTGA
- a CDS encoding saccharopine dehydrogenase family protein, which translates to MTGAQREFDLVVYGATGFVGKLTAEYLARAGSDARIALAGRSIDRLRAVRETLGESAQSWPLVQADASSPSTLDAMAKRTQVVVTTVGPYTRYGLPLVAACAAAGTDYADLTGEAIFVRNSIDSYHKQAIDTGARMVHACGFDSIPSDLSVYALYRLASQDGAGELTDTNFVLRRFSGGLSGGTIASMVEVLHTASTDSDARRLLSDPYTLSSDRAAEPDLGRQPDMPLRRGRDIAPELTGIWTAGFMMAPYNTRIVRRSNALLGWAYGRRFRYSEHMSLGASVVAPMASAIVTGAGNVMFGLGSRYFRLLPRRLVERLAPKPGTGPSEAARERGYYQAETYTATTTGARYVARIAQQGDPGYKATSVLLGESGLALALDRDKLSDLRGVLTPAAAMGDALLARFPAAGVSLQTSRL; encoded by the coding sequence GTGACCGGAGCACAACGCGAATTCGACCTCGTCGTGTACGGCGCCACCGGCTTTGTTGGAAAGCTGACCGCCGAATACCTGGCCAGGGCAGGATCGGATGCTCGCATCGCCCTGGCGGGTCGGTCGATCGACCGCTTGCGCGCGGTGCGCGAAACGCTCGGCGAATCCGCACAGTCCTGGCCACTGGTCCAAGCCGATGCCTCCTCGCCGTCGACGCTGGACGCAATGGCGAAACGCACCCAGGTGGTCGTCACCACCGTCGGCCCCTACACGCGTTACGGCTTGCCACTGGTTGCCGCGTGCGCCGCCGCGGGCACCGATTACGCCGACCTCACCGGGGAGGCCATATTTGTGCGTAACAGCATCGATTCCTACCACAAGCAGGCCATCGACACCGGTGCACGTATGGTGCATGCATGTGGATTCGATTCCATCCCTTCGGATTTGAGTGTCTACGCACTCTACCGGTTGGCCAGCCAAGACGGTGCCGGTGAGCTTACCGACACCAATTTTGTGTTGCGCCGCTTCTCCGGCGGACTATCCGGCGGAACCATCGCGTCAATGGTCGAAGTGCTGCACACCGCATCCACCGACTCCGACGCGCGGCGTCTGCTCAGCGACCCGTACACACTGAGCAGCGACCGCGCTGCTGAACCGGATCTGGGCCGGCAGCCGGACATGCCGTTGCGCCGCGGCCGTGACATCGCCCCGGAACTCACCGGGATTTGGACGGCCGGATTCATGATGGCGCCATACAACACCCGAATCGTACGGCGCAGCAACGCATTACTGGGTTGGGCGTACGGCAGGCGGTTCCGCTACAGCGAGCACATGAGCCTGGGAGCCTCGGTGGTTGCCCCGATGGCGTCTGCCATCGTCACCGGAGCAGGCAACGTGATGTTCGGGTTGGGCAGCCGCTATTTCCGGCTGCTGCCGCGTCGGCTGGTGGAGCGGCTGGCGCCCAAGCCCGGCACCGGTCCCAGCGAAGCTGCCCGCGAGCGCGGCTATTACCAGGCCGAGACCTACACCGCCACGACCACCGGTGCCCGTTATGTGGCGAGGATCGCGCAACAAGGCGATCCGGGTTACAAGGCGACTTCCGTGCTGCTGGGGGAGAGCGGCCTGGCACTGGCCCTGGACCGCGACAAGCTCTCCGACCTGCGTGGTGTGCTCACCCCGGCGGCTGCAATGGGCGACGCGCTGCTAGCACGTTTCCCGGCCGCCGGTGTGTCGCTGCAGACCAGCCGGCTGTAA